The following coding sequences are from one Camarhynchus parvulus chromosome 1, STF_HiC, whole genome shotgun sequence window:
- the P2RY6 gene encoding P2Y purinoceptor 6 produces MANLTATSSGRNSCTYHEEFKQVLLPLVYSVVFVVGLPLNAVVIGQIWLARQALSRSTIYMLNLAVADLLYVCSLPLLIYNYTQKDYWPFGDFTCKFVRFQFYTNLHSSIFFLTCISVQRYLGICHPLASWHKKKGKKLTWLVCAAVWFIVIAQCLPTFVFASTGTQRNRTVCYDLSVPDHSAAYFPYGITLTFTGFLLPFVAILACYCSMARILCQKDELIGLAVHKRKDKAVRMVIIVVIVFSISFLPFHLTKTIYLIVRSSPALPCSALQAFAIAYKCTRPFASMNSVLDPILFYFTQRKFRESTRYLLDKVSSKWRHDHCITYGS; encoded by the coding sequence ATGGCCAACCTGACAGCCACAAGCAGTGGGAGGAACTCGTGCACCTACCACGAGGAGTTcaagcaggtgctgctgcccctggtGTACTCGGTGGTGTTCGTGGTGGGGCTGCCCCTCAACGCCGTGGTCATCGGGCAGATCTGGCTGGCGCGGCAGGCGCTGAGCCGCAGCACCATCTACATGCTCAACCTGGCTGTGGCCGACCTGCTCTACGTCTGCTCCTTGCCTCTGCTCATCTACAACTACACCCAGAAGGACTACTGGCCTTTCGGGGACTTCACCTGCAAATTCGTGCGCTTCCAGTTCTACACCAacctgcacagcagcatctTCTTCCTCACCTGCATCAGCGTCCAGCGCTACCTGGGCATCTGCCACCCCTTGGCCTCGTGGCACAAGAAGAAGGGCAAGAAGCTGACGTGGCTGGTGTGCGCGGCCGTGTGGTTCATCGTCATCGCCCAGTGCCTGCCCACCTTCGTCTTCGCCTCCACGGGCACGCAGAGGAACCGCACGGTCTGCTACGACCTGAGCGTGCCCGACCACTCCGCCGCCTACTTCCCCTACGGCATCACCCTCACCTTCACGGGCTTCCTGCTGCCCTTCGTGGCCATCCTGGCCTGCTACTGCAGCATGGCACGCATCCTGTGCCAGAAGGACGAGCTGATCGGCCTGGCCGTGCACAAGAGGAAGGACAAGGCCGTGCGCATGGTCATCATCGTGGTCATCGTCTTCTCCATCAGCTTCTTGCCCTTCCACCTCACCAAGACCATCTACCTGATCGTCCGCTCCTCGCCCGCCCTGCCCTGCTCGGCCCTGCAGGCCTTCGCGATTGCCTACAAGTGCACGCGGCCCTTCGCCAGCATGAACAGTGTGCTCGACCCCATCCTCTTCTACTTCACCCAGCGCAAGTTCCGCGAGAGCACGCGCTACCTCCTGGACAAGGTGAGCTCCAAGTGGCGCCACGACCACTGCATCACCTACGGCTCCTAG